Proteins encoded within one genomic window of Brassica rapa cultivar Chiifu-401-42 chromosome A09, CAAS_Brap_v3.01, whole genome shotgun sequence:
- the LOC103842621 gene encoding putative F-box protein At2g04810, translating into MNTAKDLIMKKNIQEVVSSTDWSKLSPDVLRKIFETLNPLDSHQSKLVCSDWYSVWKTCDNLPPCPLQIIHIGGSPILSEHNVYRTEPDGQDLHKNPRRIIHEEGGSSTWSENTHYPLTLAGKRLKRSSCMASYGSWLLMVDYRDIHLLNLITFERINLPTMNLPALDTNNNWERESLSGKEVSRDDFQWKNAAVLWIEDMSGDYFVAWIFRQTYLISHKKGDESWSSFNIQGNGSGFMDAAYRNSKLYVLTVDKHINIFDFSLDLPRKCNRCKYTPFRFDEKPWESVWKTRLAVKESGEVLIVLSLKEVKNDQEKLLFYVFKMNLESCKWERVYSIGDNEMLIFGQGVTVKAPVKDRFGHGIKSGSINFVEDDVGPDDDDDHHGSVCGVFDLATSRIEWPKKTCYYISRTQWFVPGVAYY; encoded by the coding sequence ATGAATACGGCCAAGGATTTGATCATGAAAAAGAATATACAAGAAGTGGTTAGTTCTACCGATTGGTCCAAACTTTCCCCTGATGTTTTGCGAAAGATCTTCGAAACCTTGAACCCCCTTGATTCTCACCAATCAAAACTCGTTTGCTCAGATTGGTATTCCGTCTGGAAAACATGCGATAATCTGCCTCCATGTCCGCTTCAGATCATACACATAGGTGGTTCTCCGATCTTGTCCGAACACAATGTCTACCGAACAGAACCAGACGGACAAGATTTACACAAGAACCCTCGCCGGATCATACACGAAGAAGGTGGTTCTTCTACCTGGTCGGAAAACACTCACTACCCATTAACACTCGCCGGAAAAAGACTAAAGAGGAGCTCTTGTATGGCTAGCTACGGGAGTTGGCTCCTGATGGTTGATTATCGTGACATCCATCTTTTGAACCTTATAACGTTTGAGAGGATCAATCTTCCAACAATGAATCTGCCAGCACTTGATACGAACAATAATTGGGAACGTGAATCCTTAAGCGGGAAAGAAGTGTCGAGAGACGATTTCCAATGGAAAAACGCAGCTGTTCTATGGATAGAAGACATGTCAGGTGATTATTTCGTTGCTTGGATATTCCGACAGACTTACTTGATCTCACACAAGAAAGGAGATGAGTCGTGGTCGAGTTTCAATATCCAAGGCAACGGTTCGGGTTTCATGGATGCGGCTTATAGGAACAGTAAGCTTTACGTGTTGACAGTTGATAAGCATATCAATATTTTCGACTTCTCTCTAGATTTACCTAGAAAGTGTAACCGTTGTAAGTACACTCCTTTTCGCTTTGATGAGAAACCGTGGGAAAGTGTTTGGAAGACGAGACTAGCTGTTAAGGAATCAGGAGAGGTTCTCATCGTCCTGAGCTTAAAAGAAGTGAAGAACGATCAAGAGAAGCTTTTGTTTTACGTATTTAAGATGAATCTTGAGAGTTGCAAGTGGGAGAGAGTGTACTCTATTGGAGACAACGAGATGTTGATTTTTGGTCAAGGTGTTACGGTAAAAGCACCGGTTAAAGATCGTTTTGGTCATGGAATCAAGAGTGGTTCAATAAATTTCGTTGAAGATGATGTTGGgccagatgatgatgatgatcatcatGGTTCGGTCTGCGGTGTCTTCGATCTTGCTACAAGTAGAATCGAATGGCCTAAGAAAACATGTTATTACATAAGCAGAACTCAGTGGTTTGTTCCTGGAGTTGCTTATTATTAG
- the LOC103842624 gene encoding profilin-4, with translation MSWQTYVDEHLMCDVGDGQGHHLTAAAIIGHDGSVWAQSANFPQFKPQEMTDIMKDFDEPGHLAPTGLFLAGLKYMVIQGEPGAVIRGKKGAGGITIKKTGQSMVFGLYEEPVTPGQCNMVVERLGDYLIEQDL, from the exons ATGTCGTGGCAAACTTACGTTGATGAGCACTTAATGTGCGATGTCGGTGACGGCCAAGGTCACCACCTCACCGCTGCCGCCATCATCGGACATGACGGTAGCGTTTGGGCTCAGAGCGCTAATTTTCCTCAG TTCAAGCCTCAAGAGATGACAGATATCATGAAAGATTTCGATGAGCCGGGTCACCTAGCTCCCACTGGCTTGTTTCTTGCAGGACTAAAGTATATGGTCATCCAAGGCGAGCCTGGTGCAGTCATTCGTGGCAAGAAG GGAGCTGGAGGAATAACGATCAAGAAAACAGGACAATCAATGGTGTTTGGTTTGTACGAAGAACCAGTGACTCCAGGACAATGTAACATGGTCGTTGAGAGGCTGGGTGATTACTTGATCGAACAGGATCTCTGA
- the LOC103842625 gene encoding uncharacterized protein LOC103842625 isoform X1: MSTKKKGNNFKLLTLFLFLGTCVGDYGIGVGIGEGGVWVGGGGGGSPNSDPGSSPKQQTNPAYSALQSWKTAITEDPSGVLKTWVGEDVCSYKGIFCSGSSVTAIDLNKANLKGSIVKDLSLLSDLTILHLNSNRFSGQLPDSLRALKKKKKMSWQSYVDDHLMCDVEGNHLTAAAILGQDGSVWAQSAAFPQLKTEEINGITKDFEEPGFLAPTGLFLGGAKYMVIQGEPGAVIRGKKGPGGVTIKKTTQALVIGIYEEPMTGGQCNLVVERLGDYLIESDL, from the exons ATGAGTACTAAGAAGAAAGGAAACAACTTTAAGCTTCtgactttgtttctttttctcggTACATGCGTTGGAGACTACGGCATTGGAGTAGGAATCGGCGAAGGTGGAGTTTGGgtcggcggcggcggcggcgggaGCCCTAATTCCGATCCTGGCTCATCTCCAAAGCAACAGACGAATCCAGCTTACAGTGCACTCCAATCCTGGAAAACCGCCATTACAGAGGACCCATCCGGTGTCCTCAAGACATGGGTTGGTGAAGATGTCTGCTCTTACAAAGGAATCTTCTGCTCAGGCTCGTCCGTAACCGCCATAGATCTGAACAAAGCGAATCTCAAAGGCTCTATCGTCAAAGACCTCTCTCTCCTCTCGGATTTAACCATCCTCCACCTCAACAGCAACAGATTCTCCGGCCAACTCCCAGATTCTCTCAGAGCCTT aaagaagaagaagaagatgtcgtGGCAATCGTACGTTGACGACCACCTTATGTGCGATGTCGAAGGCAACCACCTCACCGCCGCCGCCATTCTCGGTCAAGACGGCAGTGTCTGGGCTCAGAGCGCCGCTTTCCCTCAG TTGAAGACTGAAGAGATCAATGGGATCACCAAGGACTTCGAGGAGCCTGGGTTTCTTGCCCCGACCGGTTTGTTTCTCGGTGGAGCTAAATACATGGTTATTCAAGGTGAACCTGGAGCTGTCATCCGAGGGAAGAAG GGACCTGGAGGAGTTACTATCAAGAAGACGACTCAAGCCTTGGTCATTGGCATCTACGAGGAGCCTATGACTGGAGGTCAATGCAATTTGGTTGTGGAGAGGCTCGGGGATTACCTCATCGAGTCTGATCTCTAA
- the LOC103842626 gene encoding 40S ribosomal protein S30 has protein sequence MFNIASSSPPVKPRRFTVINHGEGSLARAGKVRGQTPKVAKQDKKKKPRGRAHKRLQHNRRFVTAVVGFGKKRGPNSSEK, from the exons ATGTTTAACATAGCGTCGTCGTCTCCTCCAGTGAAGCCAAGAAGATTTACTGTGATCAACCATGG GGAAGGTTCACTGGCTCGTGCCGGGAAGGTGAGAGGTCAGACACCGAAAGTGGCTAAGCaggacaagaagaagaagcctcGTGGCCGTGCTCACAAGAGATTGCAACACAACCGCCGTTTCGTCACCGCCG TTGTTGGCTTTGGCAAGAAGAGAGGACCGAACTCATCTGAGAAGTAG
- the LOC103842773 gene encoding uncharacterized protein LOC103842773: MGLDYSYSQPSSSEAYGDNAADSGFSETEELIRQDQAELDTQRTTVQFPPQPEVEFGFPQTCYCGARPLLATSLSRNNQGRLYYTCANVDDGDCHVWKWWDQAVMEEMRARDSHTLQLAEKVDYLAGMSDYGTELNLLKDHQYETEQKLVRLDKIVSDIGNKKSTSSFGFGFQYVVGLLVIVVVIIGCLMVR; encoded by the coding sequence ATGGGACTTGATTACAGCTACTCTCAGCCTTCCTCATCTGAGGCGTACGGTGACAATGCAGCTGACAGTGGGTTCAGCGAAACAGAAGAGCTTATTCGTCAGGACCAAGCTGAGCTTGACACACAGCGAACGACGGTTCAGTTCCCTCCTCAACCCGAGGTAGAGTTCGGATTCCCTCAAACATGTTACTGCGGTGCGCGTCCACTTCTTGCAACATCTCTGAGTAGAAACAATCAAGGGAGATTATACTATACGTGTGCGAATGTAGATGATGGTGATTGCCATGTATGGAAATGGTGGGACCAAGCTGTAATGGAGGAGATGAGAGCCCGGGATTCTCACACACTTCAGTTGGCTGAGAAGGTTGATTATCTTGCCGGTATGAGTGACTACGGGACAGAGCTTAACCTTCTTAAGGATCACCAATACGAGACTGAGCAAAAACTGGTGAGGCTTGATAAGATCGTGTCCGACATAGGTAATAAGAAATCAACCTCTTCCTTTGGCTTTGGCTTTCAATACGTTGTAGGTCTACTCGTGATTGTGGTAGTCATAATAGGCTGCTTAATGGTTCGTTAG
- the LOC103842627 gene encoding G patch domain and ankyrin repeat-containing protein 1-like, whose protein sequence is MMVETSERSSSLDVAIDSSNIGFKLLKKQGWKEGTGLGISQQGILEPLQTLLKNNKRGLGAEITTKRKAAKPHHSIATDSKQVAKKAKKLSKKMRKMIEHEKHLLEKEFERAFFREFWPDNV, encoded by the coding sequence ATGATGGTGGAGACCTCTGAAAGAAGCAGTTCGTTGGATGTTGCAATAGATTCTTCAAACATAGGGTTTAAGCTTCTAAAGAAGCAAGGGTGGAAGGAAGGCACTGGTCTTGGAATCTCTCAACAGGGTATATTAGAGCCTCTGCAAACATTGCTCAAAAATAACAAACGAGGACTTGGAGCTGAAATTACAACTAAGAGAAAAGCGGCAAAGCCTCATCACTCTATTGCTACAGATTCTAAACAAGTCGCTAAGAAAGCAAAGAAACTGTCTAAGAAGATGCGGAAGATGATCGAGCACGAGAAACACTTGCTGGAAAAGGAATTTGAACGAGCTTTCTTTAGAGAGTTCTGGCCTGATAATGTATAA
- the LOC103842623 gene encoding UDP-glycosyltransferase 76E4-like, with the protein MIFLFKFVDHEKQEKVVENMYPLRYKDLLPSGFGPVEPVLKIRVEVVNKRTASAVIFNTTSCLESLSVSWLKQELGIEVYALGPLHVTPSPPSSLPEEDKGCIEWLNKQKSRSVIYISVGTVAQMETKENLEMAWGLCNSNQPFLWVIRPGSILGSDGIEALPNEVSNIISERGYIVERAPQIQVLRHHAVGGFWSHSHCGWNSTLESIVEGVPLICRPFQSEQNVNAAYIVSVWEAGIQLEGEVERGKVERAVKRLIVEEEGAGMRKASLRSGGSSYNALDEFVNYLKTK; encoded by the exons atgatttttctttttaaatttgtagATCATGAAAAACAAGAAAAGGTGGTGGAGAATATGTATCCGTTAAGATACAAAGACCTACTACCATCAGGGTTTGGGCCAGTAGAGCCAGTTTTGAAGATCCGTGTGGAAGTAGTCAACAAAAGAACAGCTTCGGCTGTTATCTTCAATACAACAAGTTGTCTAGAGAGCTTATCCGTGTCATGGCTGAAACAAGAACTTGGAATTGAAGTGTACGCATTAGGACCTCTTCACGTTACACCTTCACCACCTTCTAGTTTACCGGAAGAGGACAAGGGCTGCATCGAATGGCTAAACAAGCAGAAATCGAGGTCAGTCATATACATAAGCGTGGGAACCGTAGCTCAAATGGAAACTAAGGAAAATTTGGAGATGGCTTGGGGACTTTGTAATAGCAACCAACCTTTTCTATGGGTCATTCGACCAGGCTCTATCCTTGGATCAGACGGGATAGAGGCATTGCCAAACGAAGTCAGCAACATTATCTCAGAAAGAGGATACATTGTTGAACGTGCACCGCAGATACAAGTTTTAAGACATCATGCAGTGGGAGGGTTTTGGAGCCACAGCCACTGTGGATGGAACTCAACACTCGAGAGCATTGTGGAAGGAGTTCCATTGATTTGTAGGCCTTTTCAAAGCGAGCAGAATGTAAACGCAGCGTACATAGTAAGTGTTTGGGAAGCAGGGATTCAGCTGGAAGGTGAAGTAGAAAGAGGAAAGGTAGAGAGAGCTGTGAAGAGGTTGATTGTGGAGGAAGAAGGTGCAGGGATGAGG AAAGCCTCTCTGAGAAGTGGAGGTTCTTCATACAATGCTTTGGATGAGTTCGTCAATTACTTGAAGACAAAGTAG
- the LOC103842625 gene encoding leucine-rich repeat extensin-like protein 6 isoform X2 yields the protein MSTKKKGNNFKLLTLFLFLGTCVGDYGIGVGIGEGGVWVGGGGGGSPNSDPGSSPKQQTNPAYSALQSWKTAITEDPSGVLKTWVGEDVCSYKGIFCSGSSVTAIDLNKANLKGSIVKDLSLLSDLTILHLNSNRFSGQLPDSLRALSSLQELDLSNNRFSGSFPQSLFNKQLDAILLNNNGFTGEIPGNLGSSSASLVNLANNRLSGEIPTSFGISGSKLKEVLVLNNQLTGCIPESVGLFSDIEVLDVSFNSLMGHVPDTISCLSEIEVLNLGHNKFSGDLPDLVCSLRNLLNLTVAYNFFSGFSSECSRISFGFDFVGNCIPGKGYQRPQPDCSVIPGGSLSCLRIPAQPLTCAAILGLKATSSSP from the exons ATGAGTACTAAGAAGAAAGGAAACAACTTTAAGCTTCtgactttgtttctttttctcggTACATGCGTTGGAGACTACGGCATTGGAGTAGGAATCGGCGAAGGTGGAGTTTGGgtcggcggcggcggcggcgggaGCCCTAATTCCGATCCTGGCTCATCTCCAAAGCAACAGACGAATCCAGCTTACAGTGCACTCCAATCCTGGAAAACCGCCATTACAGAGGACCCATCCGGTGTCCTCAAGACATGGGTTGGTGAAGATGTCTGCTCTTACAAAGGAATCTTCTGCTCAGGCTCGTCCGTAACCGCCATAGATCTGAACAAAGCGAATCTCAAAGGCTCTATCGTCAAAGACCTCTCTCTCCTCTCGGATTTAACCATCCTCCACCTCAACAGCAACAGATTCTCCGGCCAACTCCCAGATTCTCTCAGAGCCTTGTCTTCTCTCCAAGAGCTCGATCTCAGCAACAACAGATTCTCAGGCTCTTTCCCTCAA AGTCTCTTCAACAAACAGCTAGACGCAATTCTCCTCAACAACAACGGGTTCACCGGAGAAATCCCCGGGAATCTCGGATCCTCGTCCGCCTCGCTGGTTAATCTCGCCAACAACAGATTATCCGGCGAGATTCCGACGAGTTTCGGCATTTCCGGTTCGAAATTAAAGGAGGTTCTGGTTTTGAATAACCAGTTAACCGGTTGTATACCGGAATCGGTTGGATTGTTTTCCGACATTGAAGTGTTGGACGTTAGTTTCAATTCGTTGATGGGTCACGTCCCCGACACGATCTCTTGCCTGTCGGAGATCGAAGTGTTGAACCTCGGACACAACAAATTCTCCGGGGATCTTCCCGATTTGGTCTGCTCTTTGAGGAATCTGTTGAATCTCACCGTCGCTTACAACTTCTTCTCCGGGTTTAGCTCCGAGTGTTCGAGAATCAGCTTCGGGTTTGACTTCGTCGGGAATTGTATTCCCGGCAAGGGCTATCAGCGGCCGCAGCCGGACTGCTCGGTGATTCCCGGCGGCTCGTTGAGTTGCCTCAGGATTCCGGCGCAGCCGCTGACGTGCGCTGCGATCTTGGGACTGAAGGCGACTTCGTCTTCTCcatga